One window of the Ammospiza nelsoni isolate bAmmNel1 chromosome 2, bAmmNel1.pri, whole genome shotgun sequence genome contains the following:
- the LOC132069612 gene encoding C-type lectin domain family 4 member E-like isoform X3, whose translation MMNGQGRVSPGSAAPTEERGCSWLNIWVFLICALAIKAAIGTLCLWLVVPFCHSSDQPSALQQQFSEWECDSAVPQGTDRGWMCCPKGWRRFQGSCYFLSIDTMNCAESAENCTGMGSQLVVITSKAEQDFLYKQGTQPPSRENFYIGLFEDDVGQWQWVDKTPYNVNATFWRNEEPAPGHTENCTVMYVPERNLNNWNDVPPTGKHHRICEAAAVTV comes from the exons ATGATGAATGGCCAAGGGAGAGTCAGTCCTGGAAGTGCAG ccCCAACAGAAGAGagaggctgctcctggctgaaCATCTGGGTCTTCCTTATTTGTGCCCTTGCAATCAAAGCTGCCATTGGGACCTTGTGCCTCTGGCTTG TGGTTCCCTTCTGCCACAGCAGTGaccagccctcagccctgcagcagcagttctCGGAGTGGGAGTGCGACTCAGCGGTGCCACAAGGCACAG ACCGAGGCTGGATGTGCTGCCCAAAGGGCTGGAGAAGGTTTCAAGGAAGCTGCTATTTCCTGTCCATTGACACCATGAACTGTGCTGAGAGTGCAGAGAACTGCACTGGGATGGGCTCCCAGCTGGTGGTGATCAccagcaaggcagagcag GATTTTCTCTACAAGCAGGGAACTCAGCCTCCGAGCAGAGAGAATTTCTACATTGGTCTGTTTGAGGATGATGTTGGCCAGTGGCAGTGGGTGGACAAGACTCCCTACAATGTGAATGCAAC GTTCTGGCGAAACGAGGAACCAGCTCCAGGCCATACTGAGAACTGCACTGTAATGTATGTGCCTGAAAGGAATCTCAACAACTGGAATGATGTCCCACCAACTGGGAAACATCATCGAATTTGTGAAGCTGCAGCAGTAACTGTGTGA